One window of Drosophila bipectinata strain 14024-0381.07 chromosome 4, DbipHiC1v2, whole genome shotgun sequence genomic DNA carries:
- the LOC138926898 gene encoding uncharacterized protein: MGGLWEAGVKSAKHLLLRAVGNARLTAEELQTVLVGVEAVLNSRPLGALSQDPSDGEALTTGHLLTGGPLIAPPAPRTPDQQGLTCLRRWRLVSSIKHMFWQRWSREYVLGLQARSKWQHQEDDIRTGELVLIAEDHQPPQQWLTGRVEATTAGADGRCEIKQSR; the protein is encoded by the exons atgggcggactatgggaggcaggtgtgaagtctgcaaaacacctactcctacgagcggtagggaacgccagactgaccgcggaggagctgcagaccgtcctcgttggagtcgaggccgtcctgaactcacgacccctgggggctctgagtcaggacccaagcgacggcgaggcgcttactaccgggcacctgttgacaggcgggccgctcatcgccccaccagcaccgcggaccccggaccagcagggtctaacgtgcttgcggcgatggcggcttgtctcgtcaatcaagcatatgttttggcagcgatggtcccgggagtacgtcttgggcctacaggcgcggtcgaagtggcagcaccaggaggacgacatccggacgggcgagctggtcctgatcgcagaggatcaccagccgccacaacagtggctcacGGGACGAGTTGAAGCAACAACcgccggcgcggacggaagg TGTGAGATAAAACAATCTCGTTAA
- the LOC138926843 gene encoding uncharacterized protein → MPCTCIDCNRKVAAGLKDPKAEPQVRWAPRMSADRALRQRDELRRSESPLRRPSSENRGRGRRGHAIRIKKRMRICVHTAAGSAHGRTMGGRCEVCKTPTPTSGRERQTDRGGAADRPRWSRGRPELTTPGGSESGPKRRRGAYYRAPVDRRAAHRPTSTADPGPAGSNVLAAMAACLVNQANVLAAMVPGVRLGPTGAVEVAAPGGRHPDGRAGPDRRGSPAATTVAHGTSWSNNRRRGRKGQGRRRPN, encoded by the exons ATGCCGTGCACCTGCATCGACTGCAAcaggaaagtggcagcgggattaaaggatccCAAGGCAGAACCCCAG gttcgttgggcgccgaggatgtccgcagatcgtgcactgcgacaacgcgacgaacttcgtcggagcgagtcgccacttcgcagaccttcgtcggagaatcgaggacgaggtcgacgcggtcacgcaatacgcatcaaaaagcggatgcgtatttgcgttcataccgccgcgggctccgcacatgggcggactatgggaggcaggtgtgaagtctgcaaaacacctactcctacgagcggtagggaacgccagactgaccgcggaggagctgcagaccgtcctcgttggagtcgaggccgtcctgaactcacgacccctgggggctctgagtcaggacccaagcgacggcgaggcgcttactaccgggcacctgttgacaggcgggccgctcatcgccccaccagcaccgcggaccccggaccagcagggtctaacgtgcttgcggcgatggcggcttgtctcgtcaatcaagcaaatgttttggcagcgatggtcccgggagtacgtcttgggcctacaggcgcggtcgaagtggcagcaccaggaggacgacatccggacgggcgagctggtcctgatcgcagaggatcaccagccgccacaacagtggctcacGGGACGAGTTGGAGCAACAACcgccggcgcggacggaagggtcagggtcgccgtcgtccgaactag